In Geminocystis sp. NIES-3708, a single window of DNA contains:
- a CDS encoding galactosyltransferase-related protein has product MRNQLTLLIPYRRRELAFNSFYNWLKWTKKQNNYFSSMEIILIENDLSPTLTIKQQALDLKIKYYFIEGDGIFHKTYLLNSALKLVETKYLMAYDIDLIPYKNSLFKHWQLTAKSNDFLVTGYRLMLEESYLYKFDLLEDNIKGAKIAPEDQPTALKKHLISFEKMGVLPIFETEKIIKIGGWDENFIGWGGEDQDLIQRYCFADNLSICKVPELLYLHLAHDYQLDWYSSEIITQNRNYYYQKYYHESD; this is encoded by the coding sequence ATGAGAAATCAATTAACTTTACTCATTCCTTATCGCCGAAGAGAATTGGCTTTTAACTCTTTTTATAATTGGCTAAAGTGGACGAAAAAACAGAATAATTATTTTTCATCCATGGAAATAATTTTAATAGAAAATGATTTGAGTCCAACACTAACCATCAAACAACAAGCCTTAGATTTAAAGATAAAGTATTATTTTATTGAAGGTGATGGAATTTTTCATAAAACTTATTTATTAAATTCTGCCTTAAAATTAGTCGAAACAAAGTATCTTATGGCTTATGATATTGATTTAATTCCCTACAAAAATTCTTTATTTAAACATTGGCAATTAACAGCAAAAAGTAATGATTTTTTAGTGACAGGTTATCGACTAATGTTAGAAGAATCTTATCTATATAAATTTGATTTATTAGAAGATAATATTAAAGGAGCAAAAATTGCTCCAGAAGATCAACCTACAGCTTTAAAAAAACATTTAATTAGTTTTGAAAAAATGGGAGTTTTACCAATCTTTGAAACTGAAAAAATTATCAAAATTGGAGGTTGGGATGAAAATTTTATAGGTTGGGGTGGAGAAGATCAAGATTTAATTCAACGTTATTGCTTTGCTGATAATTTGAGTATTTGTAAAGTTCCCGAATTATTATATTTACATTTAGCTCATGATTATCAATTAGATTGGTATTCTTCTGAAATTATTACTCAAAATAGAAATTATTATTATCAAAAATATTATCATGAATCAGATTAA